Genomic segment of Benincasa hispida cultivar B227 chromosome 1, ASM972705v1, whole genome shotgun sequence:
NNNNNNNNNNNNNNNNNNNNNNNNNNNNNNNNNNNNNNNNNNNNNNNNNNNNNNNNNNNNNNNNNNNNNNNNNNNNNNNNNNNNNNNNNNNNNNNNNNNNNNNNNNNNNNNNNNNNNNNNNNNNNNNNNNNNNAATTTCTTCTAGCAATCTTCTGAAACGCACCCAAGCGGTGCTTAGAGTCTCATTATCCATCTGCTCAAAATTCAGCCATCCTTTCATCTCCTTGCATTGATGGCTgagggaagaatttcttcatgaaccgctCCACCAATTGGTCCCATGACGTGATCTCGTTTGGCTCCAAcgatgagcccacctctttgcctcgTCCCTAAGTGTGTATGGGAAGAGGTAAAGTCTTAATTTCCTTCAGGGGGTGACGCCAGGGATGGAGAAAGTATTGCACATCCTCCATAAAGCTGGTCAGATGGGCGTGCAGGTTCTTCACCTTTGATAGACTCCGAATTGCCCCGCGTTTTGTATCATCTGAGAGCCATCCGGCTTAATTTCAAAATGTGCATTCTCCTCAACACATGGTCGTGAAATCCCGGGCGAGAAGTCGTAAAGATTCGGCACCACATAGTTTCTCATGGGGATATTGCGGTCAGCAACAAGAAAGACAGGATTCTTGCGCTGGCCGATTCGCCCCATTGATCCTTCGGGCCTCTCGTTGTTGTTTGCCATGTTTACTCTTTTTCGCCTGATTCTGTTCTGGCGTGCCCTCGCGGGAAAAGTAcgctcaatctctgggtcagcttcgaattctggatcAGTTCCAATACTCGTAAACCGTCAGcctgctcttcgcgataaacagacagtacagcagagatctgtcttgcaaaatactacaaaagtattcaacactaaccattACCAATCCCCAGCAATGGTGTCATAAAATTGTtgactttaaaaataaatgtttgtGCTATGTAtttatcgcttatgcacactactgatgAAAGAATGATTGATTTCACGATAAAGAAATTTGATGCGATACTATGgtctaagtgtatgcgttgatagtgatatgctctTAGTATAATGATGAAGTAGTGtggtgtcacaagtttccttgtgttgaaaccaagtataattccaacgcaagtttctcataaTGATCTAAAGTCtaaacacggggattgttgtcgttagaATGCAAtctatgtgatacatgcgaccggttatAATAATGAATCAAAGAATTTTGGTTTatgtacaggaaattaaattgcgctgaaagtaaaaatgcgttgataaagtaaattcttaaactactatgatacatgataacAGGGGCGGGattggctgtgaagttgtacaaaagaatcgatgaatgcgatggcaagtcttatgaatgaagcagaaaggaATGAGTaaaagtaaaaacatcgcaagttcgtcaatcgcgttagggatgcaactaaggttcgcTTTCCTTGGCgaacacctttcagtgatcggccataTTCCATACGTCTATGGTGGAAACGgagatgaatgtgatgaacgcaaggttgcttccatctttggaaatacttcttcgCTTTagtaatgcattcttccaacctttctcgataggcggaataacatcttcacttctgctctcacggtgaagatgtcgtcgagcatgctttagctaaacttaattgttcCTTGACAACAGATTGACTCACTCACTTAATTCCGCTATTTACCccagggattaagaacacatcatggagaaaatggatgataatgTATgaaaagagacagagagatgaacgatgacgatgataacatttaattctaaatttaagagtttgatacatgtttgtgaatgagggattaaagaagatgaattagagaatagaaaaaaatacgGAAAAGAGTGTCAACACTCTTGACCAGATCCTAATCGGAGATTGTGCTTGTCGACGTATGAATGTGGTGGAGggaagcttccctctcaggcttgctttccggtagaattgaccttttgcacagagcttcagacTTCAGGAATCGGAAAGAAttctttgctcggagactcacctttcaGCCTTGCCTCGTAGTTCTCCCGGATTTACTCTGtaagtctcttcagaccagcctctctcccaGTATcagtatatttttcagtgaatttgaggaagctatttataggcaagaccttggctcttaGAATTCGTGGTCCCCATTGTATAATTATAGTAATTTCTACAATGgcgtaatggaaaattcctttctgATCCATGATCAATCAGTCAAAATTGCACAACAAAAAGCTGTACACTTTTCAGAATCGtccgcgaatgcgttgctcttcacatcttcgatctatcgctgcatgcggtgttattttttattaccgcgtGTGgttgaaatgcattgatcactaaagctcttgattgattgtcgcatgcgccgccattgcgttgatcatctcttcgttcttgattgatgggcgcatgcaatgtagatgcgttgtacattttgcctttgagccattaacgcatgcggtgacctatttcctgcaaaatagagactgaaacattctatttcgccattccaagtgttagtgggtgtgtttacgacatttcataatttttgtatttcttagtcaattcttatactatcgacgcaatttttctctctttttgccacaatatctaaataaaacagcataaataacttgtatttctacgagTTATCACCCccaagttgggttgggttgggtgaGTAAAAAAAATCTACCCACCATTTGATTCACCAATTATTAGAGAGGTTTATTACCTCATTATTCACATTAACTTACATTTCTCACCTCGTTATTCACATCAACTCTCCCAATTACTCTCCTcctataataattaccaactcaactcaactctgcacgcTAAACACCCCCTAAGTGATTTTTCTTTCTTGTAGCAAATAACACTAATAGTAGAGCTTTTGTATGCATTGGTCCTCTACATAACTTTGTCTCATATTGCTTCTTCATCTCAACTCTCGATAATGACAGGACAAATGTGTAGAGCTAAACGACATCTACTAATCTAAATAACTTTTGTGTTTGAAAGGTCTGAACGACAACGAATCCGAATGGCAATTGTGGATCTGAATGACTTCAAATGAATCTGAACAACGTTTGTCTTGATAGTTATGGTGGTCGCAAAAACAAATCTAGATAGATTCGATAAATCCAAATAAATTGTGGTCACATGTACTAGTGAGACCCACTGGCCAGATGAATGGCGATAGATCTGGACACGAATGATGGAAGCTATCGAAGGTAGCCAATTTGGCGTCGGTCGACGGTGTCTATAGCAAAGCTAGGACTAGGCAGTGCTGCAATTGCGAGTTACGTACGAGTCTGAAGTGTTGCGTGAATGATCGACTGTTAGTTCTATGTGAAGACAGTGACAAAGTACGATGGATGGAAATCTAGGCGACGTGAACGTGTGTTGTTTGCGCGTTGACAACCTTCAATCGAGGACGACGACTAGTGTTGAGGAGTCACTTGTGCAACTGCTGTTCGCCAAAGATCTGTGCACCCCATAAAGAAAAATCCAAGTGACCTGTGGCTACCTCCATTGTGAAGGAGAGAGAATGAGTGAGGGAAAGAGATGAACGCTAGGTACCCCTTCATAGGATGATGAGAACTAAGTCATGGTAGCTTAATCTTATCTTATCTTTTTTTCCCTCTGATTTTTTACTTATTTCATCAAATCCAAATTTACCCATAAAAAAGAGTATCCCATAGATCACTAACACTATCACTAataatttacatctttcttaatttctattttcatgATGACTGAAAAAAGAACTGAATTTTGGGCATTTTGAAAAAAGTATAGTCGTCAAAGGATTGTTTGAGTCCAACTTTAAATTGTAGAGTGGACTATTATACCCCACTTCATGTTTGGGAGCCAATTACTATTTCAAATATCTCTTTGTTGTATTGTTTACTATTTCTTCCTCATCCTCTCTTTCCCTCTTTGTTaccatatttaatatttttccaCCAAGATTAAAATAGTTTGTACTTTAAACAttaactattataacccaaaacTAATAGTTTGCATCCCTACTTTAACCCACAAACTATAATAACACAcaactataataatcaacttaGAGCCTCAAATGCCCCTAAATCCCTCCTCAATTTAACACAACTCTACAAATTTAGTTATCTTTGTGTAGAGCGTATCAAATTTACCTCCAAAAACCAAACTTTATAGTGTGAGTGtgtgaatatatatataccttCACTTGAAGGAGTAGACGTTTGAACCATCaagtacaaaaataaacaatgttagaaagaagaaattttccaatatgatttaatttgatataatacaTTTATCTACCAAGAGTCGGCTGAAGTCCAACATGGTATGCAGCAGAATGCGCACAAGTATATTGTCAAAAAGAACCAATTCCAGAGAGTATTTCCTTATCTTTGTACAAAGAATCATAAGTGACTTTAAGTAACACAGAACCTGCAAAGAAGTAAATAACAAACATGTTTTATTTGATGAATTACTTAGCCGATGGTTTCATATTATCCACACGACGATGATTCTCAAGGGGATCACTCGATGCAGAATGGTAGTGATTATTGCCATTGGTATCAATGGACACTGAAGAATCAGTACATCGCCCATCCATTAACATGCTTTTTTGAGGCTCAGCATCTAGAGAAACCGTTGAGCCTGAAATCTGCGATCGGCTGTCGCGTGAGGGCTTCTCAAAAGCTCTAAACCTTGGATCAGGGCTGGAAGAAGTGCTCTTGATGATTGGTGCTTGGACCATTTAGGGTGTGTTActtataaaattgttattagGCTTCCGCCTACTAGCAATTTCGATAAGGTTTTGACACGCATCCCAACAAATAAAGATtagataattaaaaattttcaaaagtggCCAACCGGACAGGACCCTTTTGGaatctttcttttttgaaaaatataggtGGGACAGGACCTCCACTTGACCTTATCTCATCTTAATggaaaaagtaataataaaacaataaagcACAAAGCAATATTAAAGCAATAAAGCAATAAAGGTAGTTAGATGGGATATATCTGTATTATCTTCAAGCACACTTGATAAGATCTTCAATTGATAGCTATTGATGATGTCACCCGGTTTCTCCTAGCCTTGATTGGAACGACTATTGAATATATCTACCGTATTAACTCTTTTGAGACTACGATCCAGGGTCTTACTCTTTCGGCTACCCTACCTATTTTGATTGCCCAATGTAATCCTTATGAGTTAATAGGATATTATAGTCATTTCTCTCACAGTGATCTGTCCGACCTTTCCAATCTTCAGCTAACCGTTGTGGCCGGTGGGTGGTTAATTCACTTAAAAAACATACTATCTCCATCATCTCTGCCTCAAATGTAGGTTCTTTTGAACGACGACAACAATTGCAGATTGATTACACACCTTTGTACAAAagtgatttaaataatttacataattttaaatttaaataagcaTTTTAGTCATCATTTCTTAGACTAATTTTCCTGTGAGTCtaaaaatgggtcattgatGTCGTAATCAACGAAGGGGTCATAATCATCTTCGTCATCTTCGACTTCATTATTTACAGATGCAAAAGAATTTGCATCTTCTTGAGTTTCGTCATAGtctaagaactaaaataaaatcaacGTGTGATTCTACTCCAGCGAGAGAACTCATGATTGAATTTTTCGTCAAAGTACATTATTCATCTTCTTGATGAGATAGATCTTGTAGATGAACATTGGCTTTGAACCAATCTTTTAGCTTTGGCGCTTCTAGGTGAGAGTAGTCATACTTTTTCCACCACTTGATCCTTAGTGCTTTGCTTAAGGCTTTAAAATTTCCATATGGTTCTAGTTGGAAATTCCAACAAAAAAtccacaaaatttgaaaatataatgcAAATCTATGCGTCTCCGTGTTATGCCATAAAATCTAGATATTGATCTACCTACATTCAGTTTCTTTGACGTATGGAGAGTCTTTCTTGAGGCACTTAGGAACTCTGCATGTAAGAAAAATCAATTACTTTCAATCTTTGAAGAAAGGGttagaaaaactattttcatttcttaCTGATAATTTCTGGAAGTTccagtaaaaaaaataataataataaaaactagGCCATAATGTAATATTAGTAATTCTTTTTCCTTGCTCCCTTTGGAGTACAGAAACTTATACAGGTGATTGTTGGCAACCAGCAAGAGTAGGTCCTGAAAAATTGACATATATATCATAAAGATTTATGTGTAATGTAATTAACAAAATACCAAAATCTGAAGTTTCTATTAATTCTtatcattcaattttttattattttcttagacttgaaatttaattcttatcattcaatttttaaatcattCCAAAAATTTTATTGGCAAATTTTTCTGTTGGCACGGCCGTTGATATTTTAGACATTAGTTGCAACAACCGTTTCCGTCCCTCATTTTATCCAAAAAGAGAATctccaaatgtttttcttttttacttaataataaaaataattattattattataaattaaaaaaaaaaaaaaaagaagaagaagaaagaaaggtcTCCTAAGATCTGATGGTAGACCATACGATATATAAATGCCTCTAACATTAGTCATTACAAAATTCACTGAATAAGGCTAAATACAAGGAGCATTGCTGCAAGCTTGAAAAAATATatggccaaaagagaataacATTCCAAGTTTAGAACAAAGATAAAATTATGAATATTACATCTcatgaatattttttatttcgtACAAGAATTTAGATCTGATAGGTTTTGAGCATAGGCCCACTCAAAAAGCAAAACTAAACTCATCGTTTATAGCACCAGAACGAATACTCAGTGACCAAATAGTAGGATTTGAGGTAGTGTAAATTCAACCAACGAATTGCGCAACTTTGAGACTTCCCCGATTAGCTGAGGACTATTCTTGTTGATTGTTATGCACACTATTAGACCATCCACCAGCATTAGGTTGTTGCATCCCTCCATAGCTATTCTGTGTCCATGGCTTGCCAGAGTTTGAAGGTCCACCGTAACTGTTTGGCTGTGGTGCTCCCCAATAGTTGTTTGGCTGTGGCCCCTCATAGTTGTGCGGTGGTGCTTCCCCAGGGTTTGGTAATGGTGGCGAATAGTTGCGTGGTGGTGGTCCGTTAAAGTTGTTcgatggtggtggtggtggtggtccATTCAAGTTGTTCGGTGGTGGTGGTGGCCCGTTAAAGTTGTGAGCTGGTGGAGGTGGCGGTCGGTTAAAATTGTTCGGTGGTGGTGGAGGTGGCGGTCGGTTAAAATTGTTCGGTGGTGGTGATGGTCCATTGAAGTTGCatggcggcggcggcggcggtcTGTTAAAATTGTTCGGAGGTGGTGGTCCTCCCGGATAGTTGCCTTCGGGAGGACTAAAGTTGTTGGGAGGCATACTACTTGGAGCTGGTGGACTTATGTTCGGTCCAGTAGGCTGATTCGGTGAAGCATTTGGAAATTCTCTATTTTGCAAGTTTTCCCTCCTCCTCTCAAAGTTTCTTGACCTATCAAAATTGCGAGGCCTATCATTGCGCCTATTCCTCTCATTTGCTCTAGCATTGTTTCTAATCCATTCCTCATGGTACTTTGGGTCATACGGAACAGCTTGTCCATTTATAAAAGGCTCTCCTGCCAAAAGGTAAAACATACACAGAAAATCAGATAACAGTTCCGTACAACTGCATACTAAAAGGCAAAATAGCTGTAACCTTAAGTGTACCAGCACAACACTATTTGATCAGTTCTCCAATAGGTAAGGGAGACACTACAACAAAAATAGATGTTGGCTTTACAATTGACCCCTAATTGTTTGAAAGTAATACAAGCTCTCCAATTTTGTTCGTCTGATGTGATGACAAGAAACTTCAAGATTAGAGCTTTCATTGAAATGCCCCTATACTGTCAGTCTGCTCAGGAGTGCATTACAATCATTGACGCATTTTTTAGCTTTCCAACATCTTAAGAATGTGACATGAATGAGTCAGGATCCTAAACCATCATCAAGAGCTTCAACTTTTCAAGCAAGTATCTAACATTCCATCCCCTATATAGTCTTGATTTTTGTAAAGAGTAAAGCTACTTACTAACTTAGAATGGCATATTTCTACTTTCTTTTCTCGGAAAAATGTATCATGTATACTTTCATATGATATTGTGAACATTTTAACTTCTAGCagctttaaattgaaataaaaccttcttcaagggaaaaaaaaagggaaaaaaagggagagagagagagagaaaaataaaaccaaTCTAGTTAAGATCTCAGCATAGAAACTTGTTTTTGACTCATTTCTGCCTCCTGACGAGGAATATTCAATCAGAACTATTGACCTCTATTTAGAACTAAAGGGTGAGGATGTCATAGAAACAGTAAAATAGAAATTGAAAGAGGTAAAATGTTCATTTGCATACTTAAAAATTCAGGAATTACCTCCATAATCTTTATTCTTAACGTCCAAGTATGAATCCGGAAGGACCCAACGAACCTTAGGTAGCTCTGAGGAGGAAAAGGTACAACTTCATATAATCaatacaaaagaaagaaataaccAAACTAATATaacgaaacaaaagaaaataagacaCAAAAGTGTACCTTTGATTTTGTAAGAAAGTTCTTCAGAAACAAGACACCCGAATGCAAAGTAGCATCTGGTTGAAACAGAGTATATTTTCATCCTAGCTTCTTCCTCACTGTAACAACAAGAAACCAAATGAGCAAATGCAGTAAAAACTAATGACTACAAATACCATTTATCACATAGACGCCGATATACTGCAAATTATTCTTTAGAGAAGGAAAGGATAGAGAAAATAGTACTTGTGCTGACCCGGAATTCCATCCAGAATTCTCAAATTTCATCTCTCATTTAAAATTCAGAGAATATGGATAAAGAATCGATACTGATAAtgaacctttttttaaaaaaaattgatactgGCGTCATCAGAGACAAACGGTTCCGCTAATCATCTCACATCCTCACATGCCATTtactttgaaataaaaaatatacttgaataTATTTTACCACGAGAGAAATATTTCAAACATTGGataaaaactaagaaaaatCCCATGTGGAAATGTTACCGTAGATAACACAAACCCAACCCTAGTTTCTTCTCTGCATATGTTTCTTCAGCATCcattaaaaatgaaagaactCACCATTATGTTCTAAATACCAAACTATAATCACTTGAACGCCAAAAGAGACACACGATTAAATGCAATCATCAGGGTAGCCAGACGTTGGGGGAGAGAGAGATAGAATACAATCAACGAAAACGAGAGTTCACCTTCCGACAACCATGGCAAGCGTTTTGATATAGCTGTCTATAATCTCATCCCTCGTGAGATTCTCCTCTGGATTCTCCATGACAACGAGCCAGTGTTCAAAATCACAGCCATCAAGCAATATGGTCTCCTTGGGTGGGCGATTAGACCAGTTAGGATTCGGATCATTAAGAGACGAAGAAGCGGCACGGGTAGCGAACTCCCTCACGCTCGGAGCTGCAGAGAGACAGCGGAAATCAGCGGCGACTACAGCAGCGAGAGGACGGAGGCGGCGCAGAAGGGAGAAAGAGGAGTGAGAGGAGGCAGAGATGGCGTCTCCGGTGGCAGTGAGAAAGGAACGAGAGAACATAGAAgccaaaattagggttttaggGAGAGAACGAGAGAAGAGCCGAGTCGCCATGGGAGAAGTTGAAGCAAAGACGAGGGTTTTGCCAGGACTTATTCACTCTTTAAAAAGGAAGCTTGTtgcaattataaaaattatattattaaaattctaaaacttagaaaatcaaaatcatctttaagaaaataaaagattagttaaaactttatttttctttgaagaATTCTCTTTTCTaatattctttccttttcccacgaccttttttttaaaaaaaaacgaatTACCTTCTCTTGCAGGCCTTTATGACTCGCTCTCCACTATGTTATGAATTATAACCTTTTACTTAGGTCAGATGGCACTTTCAGCCTTTCTAATAAACTCACACTTGGAATGAGATCTCCAACTCGACGACTTTTTCAAATCCCGAATCCAATGTTATCATAATAAAGCGACGAAGAAATTTAAAGAGAGACCCGACGACCCAATGATATTGGGTTGGGAATGAACTCACCAACCCGATTGTTTTTTCGAAGCCCAAACCCGATTTCAAATATGCACCCcgattgaataaaattcaaaactaaGATGATTACCTTATGACATCGTGAAGTAGTGAATGTCTCAACCCGATGGTGCCTTTTCCAAAGCCCCAACCCGATCGCGACATGGTGCCTTTTCCTTAAGAAAATACGTGatgtataaatttaaaaacttataAATCTATTCAAGTTCTTTGCTCATTTGTCGACCGTTGTGGACTCTGCATTTTCGTAAGAAGCATCTTCTTAGTATCTTCACTCTTCTCAATCATTGTGGACTCTACATTTTTGTCGTGAAGTCTCTAAGCAGGTTAATCATCGCTTCCCTTTGCTTTCAATTTCCCATTGATCTGTTGGTcatatttgaacaatttaatgTTAATAGAATTAGAATGTTCTATTTTGGAGAGTTCCTTTTCGGAATCACGATTCATGAAGAACTAGTCCATATATTTAATGTCCGTTTGTATAAAAGTTGGATGATGAAGTTACATGGGTGCGCAAAATACCCATATTCTTCTAGGGCACATAACTTAGTAATCCTAATTCCTCAGCATTCCTAAATTACTCGCATATTATATCTGTTTGGATGATTTGTAGGcaatattgttggggttgatgccctaaatctcatggatcctgtagtttgtaattgtaatgtacaaacagtttatttatttaataaaatataaggtattttattcgacatttagtagcattaacccacaaaaccaataaacaaacatcaaaggttatcttttgtagcatAAACATGTGTatagagatatacaggtggattgtgtttaagtgatatCCTGAAcagtatgtagtagatggataaggctgggtaccttatcctggtgacactaagaatacgactcactttgtagatgttacaattgttgtaaagttctacaaatgatctgatcttagTCATtaatgtagagacatgtgactGGAGGTGTtatatacaaaagggtttgtataagatcgaaccataaaatgaatagtctcattatatatgTTCGAATGTCTGTCGCGGACCCGAAATAAAAGAAGTTTTTGTTTCACCGATTCAAGGCTTATACCACAAACGCAGTAAAGCGGTAAGATCGAGGTCGAATCCATAGAGAGACTAATGATTAGCTAGGATAATCTAAGAATTCCAAGTAATGGGGGGGTTGGTTGGTTTTGTAAATCAACTAACAAACAATCAAAGAAAACAAGAATGAGTGtggaaaaagaattaaattcaaTCGATGGAAAAACCTTGGGATTAGTATGCATACTTTTTATTTCAATCATCAGGCACTAGTTAATTGTACTAATTTTGTgacccctcaacctattagaaaatctaat
This window contains:
- the LOC120090681 gene encoding multiple organellar RNA editing factor 8, chloroplastic/mitochondrial-like yields the protein MATRLFSRSLPKTLILASMFSRSFLTATGDAISASSHSSFSLLRRLRPLAAVVAADFRCLSAAPSVREFATRAASSSLNDPNPNWSNRPPKETILLDGCDFEHWLVVMENPEENLTRDEIIDSYIKTLAMVVGSEEEARMKIYSVSTRCYFAFGCLVSEELSYKIKELPKVRWVLPDSYLDVKNKDYGGEPFINGQAVPYDPKYHEEWIRNNARANERNRRNDRPRNFDRSRNFERRRENLQNREFPNASPNQPTGPNISPPAPSSMPPNNFSPPEGNYPGGPPPPNNFNRPPPPPPCNFNGPSPPPNNFNRPPPPPPPNNFNRPPPPPAHNFNGPPPPPNNLNGPPPPPPSNNFNGPPPRNYSPPLPNPGEAPPHNYEGPQPNNYWGAPQPNSYGGPSNSGKPWTQNSYGGMQQPNAGGWSNSVHNNQQE